One part of the Vitis riparia cultivar Riparia Gloire de Montpellier isolate 1030 chromosome 8, EGFV_Vit.rip_1.0, whole genome shotgun sequence genome encodes these proteins:
- the LOC117921013 gene encoding dirigent protein 22-like, whose product MAKLLILFTIFFSTIAAVAASGSSEESHRFSRNLSPESMGLKEEKLSHLHFYFHDIISGPKPTAVRVAEAAMTNKSATVFGAVFMMDDPLTVGPEPSSKLVGRAQGIYASASQEEMGLLMVLNFAFMEGKYNGSTLSVLGRNTIFSKVREMPIVGGSGLFRFARGYAQARTHTFNLKTGDAVVEYNVYVFHY is encoded by the coding sequence ATGGCAAAACTCCTCATccttttcactattttcttctcCACCATTGCCGCCGTCGCGGCCTCCGGCTCCAGCGAGGAATCCCACCGTTTCTCCAGGAACCTTTCTCCGGAATCGATGGGCCTCAAGGAAGAGAAGCTCAGCCACCTCCACTTCTACTTCCACGACATCATCAGCGGCCCGAAACCCACCGCCGTGAGAGTCGCTGAGGCCGCCATGACCAACAAGTCGGCGACGGTGTTCGGCGCCGTGTTTATGATGGACGATCCCTTGACTGTGGGACCCGAGCCCAGCTCCAAACTGGTAGGAAGAGCCCAAGGAATATACGCATCGGCGTCACAGGAGGAAATGGGCTTGTTGATGGTGCTGAATTTTGCTTTCATGGAGGGCAAGTACAACGGCAGTACTCTCAGTGTTTTGGGCCGAAACACCATCTTTTCAAAGGTGCGGGAGATGCCGATCGTCGGCGGTAGTGGGCTTTTCCGTTTTGCTCGTGGGTATGCTCAGGCGAGGACTCACACCTTCAATCTCAAAACAGGAGATGCTGTTGTGGAGTATAATGTTTATGTCTTTCATTACTGA
- the LOC117920691 gene encoding dirigent protein 2-like, whose translation MVKPLILFTIFFSTIAAATASDSSEESHCFSRNLSPILMGLKEEKLNHLHFYFHDIVNGPEPTAMRVVEAAMTNKLAMVFGVVFMIDDLFSEGPDPSSKMRASITIVLFSVLSRNTIFSKVWEMPTAAVGVVPQILGNPELYL comes from the exons atggtgaaacctctcattCTTTTCACTATCTTCTTCTCCACCATTGCAGCCGCCACGGCCTCCGACTCCAGCGAGGAATCCCACTGTTTCTCCAGAAATCTTTCTCCCATATTGATGGGCCTCAAGGAAGAGAAGCTCAACCACCTCCACTTCTACTTCCACGACATCGTCAATGGCCCGGAACCCACCGCTATGAGAGTTGTTGAGGCCGCCATGACCAACAAGTTGGCGATGGTGTTCGGCGTGGTGTTCATGATAGACGATCTCTTCAGTGAGGGACCCGACCCTAGCTCCAAGATG aGGGCCAGTATAACGATAGTACTCTTTAGTGTTTTGAGCCGAAACACCATATTCTCAAAGGTGTGGGAGATGCCGACGGCGGCAGTGGGTGTCGTGCCCCAAATTCTAGGCAATCCAGAACTCTACTTGTGA